One segment of Rhodothermus profundi DNA contains the following:
- a CDS encoding hydantoinase B/oxoprolinase family protein, whose protein sequence is MDPVRLEIFRHLLAAVAEEMGAVLRRTGFSPNIKERRDYSCALFTAEGELVAQAAHIPVHLGALPLSVQACREAFPELKPGDAVLLNDPFRGGTHLPDLTLVSPVFVEGQLLGFVASRAHHADIGGMAPGSMPLAHEIFQEGFIIPPVKLMERGRPNPSVWALLLANVRTPEERQGDLRAQLAANERGVRRLQELAAAYGFDTLRTAFSALLDYAERLMRAFLRTLPDGVCRFEDALDDDGLSDAPLWIRVALTISGDAATIDFSETDPQCAGSLNAVRAITVSAVYYVFRALLGYDVPANAGCLRPLQIITRPGTLVDARPPAAVAGGNVETSQRIVDVLLGALAQVCPDRIPAASQGTMNNVTIGGLDPRTGHYYTYYETLAGGAGAMPNADGTSAVHTHMTNTWNTPIEALEYAYPLRVTRYAIRDGSGGTGRYRGGDGLIREMELLASARVTWLTERRRRAPYGLAGGAPGKPGRNLWIHQGETRCMPGKVSFQAEAGDRIRIETPGGGGWGISSPEETP, encoded by the coding sequence ATGGATCCGGTTCGTCTGGAAATTTTCCGCCATCTGTTGGCTGCCGTAGCCGAAGAAATGGGCGCCGTGCTGCGCCGCACAGGGTTTTCGCCCAACATCAAAGAGCGACGCGACTATTCATGCGCTCTGTTCACGGCCGAAGGCGAACTGGTAGCTCAGGCAGCCCACATTCCCGTTCATCTGGGCGCCCTGCCGCTTTCCGTGCAAGCCTGCCGGGAGGCGTTTCCCGAGCTAAAGCCCGGGGACGCGGTCCTGCTCAACGATCCGTTTCGGGGTGGCACCCACCTGCCTGACCTGACGCTTGTCTCGCCGGTCTTTGTGGAGGGACAGCTTTTAGGCTTTGTGGCCAGTCGAGCACACCATGCCGACATCGGCGGCATGGCTCCGGGCTCCATGCCGCTGGCCCACGAAATCTTCCAGGAAGGATTCATTATTCCCCCGGTCAAACTGATGGAACGAGGCCGCCCTAACCCCTCTGTGTGGGCCCTGCTGCTGGCCAACGTGCGCACACCTGAGGAGCGTCAGGGAGACCTCCGTGCCCAGTTGGCCGCTAACGAACGAGGCGTTCGGCGTCTGCAGGAGTTGGCGGCTGCTTACGGCTTCGATACGCTGCGCACGGCTTTTTCAGCCCTGCTGGACTATGCCGAACGGTTAATGCGTGCCTTTCTGCGCACACTTCCTGACGGAGTCTGCCGTTTTGAGGATGCGCTCGACGACGATGGTCTGAGCGACGCGCCGCTATGGATTCGGGTAGCCCTGACTATTTCGGGAGACGCCGCTACCATCGATTTTTCGGAGACCGATCCCCAGTGCGCCGGCAGCCTGAACGCCGTCCGAGCCATCACGGTCTCGGCCGTGTACTACGTATTCCGGGCGCTCCTGGGCTACGACGTGCCTGCCAACGCAGGCTGCCTTCGTCCCTTGCAAATCATCACCCGTCCTGGTACGCTTGTCGATGCCCGGCCTCCTGCGGCCGTGGCCGGGGGGAATGTAGAAACCTCGCAGCGCATAGTCGATGTGCTGCTGGGCGCCCTGGCGCAGGTTTGTCCCGACCGCATCCCGGCGGCTTCTCAGGGTACCATGAACAACGTCACCATTGGCGGGCTCGACCCGCGCACGGGCCATTACTACACGTACTACGAAACGCTGGCTGGCGGGGCAGGCGCAATGCCCAACGCCGATGGGACGTCGGCCGTGCACACGCACATGACCAACACCTGGAACACCCCTATCGAAGCGCTGGAGTATGCCTATCCGTTGCGCGTAACGCGTTACGCCATTCGGGATGGATCGGGCGGGACTGGCCGCTACCGGGGCGGCGATGGGCTGATCCGGGAGATGGAGCTCCTGGCATCTGCCCGGGTAACCTGGCTCACCGAACGGCGACGGCGCGCGCCCTATGGATTGGCCGGCGGCGCTCCGGGTAAGCCTGGCCGCAACCTGTGGATCCATCAAGGAGAAACGCGCTGCATGCCGGGCAAAGTCAGTTTTCAGGCGGAAGCCGGCGACCGCATCCGTATCGAAACCCCTGGAGGAGGCGGCTGGGGAATTTCGTCTCCTGAAGAGACGCCCTGA
- a CDS encoding hydantoinase/oxoprolinase family protein, translated as MSIRVGIDIGGTFTDFVVFDEDQGRLTTFKVFSTPDDPARAVLEGLAQVPEVARQIVHGSTVATNALLERKGARTAFVTTAGFRDLLHIGRQHRAALYDLAARKPEPLVPRPLCFEVPERVGPDGSVLVPLHDAAIPSLIEALRRARVESVAICFLFAFANPAHEQQLARALRAAGFTVAASSDILPAFREYERASTTVASAYVAPVLDRYLGRLEAALGASLRVMQSSGGLIHAREARAQAVRCVLSGPAGGLIGARFVAGLAGVRHLITFDMGGTSTDVALVPDALPLTTEGTIGGLPISIPLLDIHTVGAGGGSLARVDPGGALRVGPESAGADPGPVCYGRGGTEPTVTDAHLVLGRLRPETFLGGQHRLDAEAAQEALTRLAYRLRLEASGPLTPAQVAAQGIIAIAEAHMARALRVISVERGYDPRDFVLVSFGGAGGLHAATLARALGIRRVLVPAQASVLSALGMLAADVVRDYVQTVMLPGTTPLRELRRRFRLLVQQGSDQLRAEGFAPDQIQIEQLLDVRYPGQSYELTVPFRRDWARAFHRLHQQRYGYAAPEQVPEIVNLRVRATGPVAPPVLPTVASGDLEPPAEALLDTGPVVLETTRAIVPFFDATRLRAGNRLTGPAVLVRPDTTVYLPPEAIAHIDRFGNVWIES; from the coding sequence ATGAGCATCCGTGTGGGCATCGATATCGGCGGAACGTTCACCGATTTTGTCGTCTTCGACGAAGATCAAGGACGGCTGACCACGTTCAAGGTGTTTTCTACGCCGGATGATCCGGCGCGGGCCGTGCTTGAAGGTCTGGCTCAGGTACCGGAGGTTGCCCGACAGATTGTCCATGGTTCGACGGTCGCCACCAATGCCTTACTGGAACGGAAAGGTGCTCGCACGGCCTTTGTAACCACTGCGGGCTTTCGCGACCTGCTGCACATTGGTCGCCAGCATCGGGCTGCGCTGTACGATCTGGCCGCACGTAAACCGGAGCCGCTCGTACCGCGCCCGCTGTGCTTCGAGGTACCGGAGCGCGTGGGGCCCGATGGTTCCGTGCTTGTTCCACTTCACGATGCGGCTATTCCATCGCTGATCGAAGCGCTGCGACGCGCCCGGGTAGAATCGGTGGCCATTTGCTTTCTTTTTGCTTTTGCCAATCCAGCGCACGAGCAGCAGCTTGCCCGAGCGTTGCGTGCGGCTGGCTTTACAGTTGCCGCCTCAAGCGACATCCTGCCTGCTTTTCGAGAGTACGAGCGCGCCAGCACAACGGTCGCCAGCGCCTACGTGGCCCCTGTGCTGGATCGCTACCTGGGCCGTCTTGAGGCAGCGCTGGGAGCCTCACTGCGCGTCATGCAATCCAGCGGGGGGTTGATCCATGCGCGTGAGGCGCGCGCGCAGGCCGTGCGTTGCGTGCTCTCGGGGCCGGCCGGCGGGCTGATCGGCGCTCGTTTTGTGGCGGGACTGGCCGGCGTGCGTCATCTGATTACCTTCGACATGGGCGGCACCTCTACCGACGTAGCGCTGGTTCCTGACGCCCTGCCGCTAACCACAGAAGGCACCATCGGAGGGCTGCCCATCAGTATTCCGCTACTCGACATTCATACGGTCGGGGCCGGTGGAGGCTCTCTGGCCCGTGTCGATCCTGGAGGAGCGTTGCGCGTAGGCCCGGAAAGCGCCGGTGCCGATCCCGGTCCAGTCTGCTACGGGCGTGGCGGCACAGAACCTACGGTCACCGATGCGCACCTGGTGCTGGGCCGCCTCCGGCCGGAGACCTTTCTTGGGGGGCAACACCGGTTGGATGCCGAAGCGGCTCAGGAGGCTTTGACGCGCCTGGCCTACCGGCTGCGCCTGGAAGCCTCAGGCCCCCTGACCCCTGCTCAGGTAGCGGCGCAAGGCATCATCGCCATCGCGGAGGCCCACATGGCCCGTGCCCTGCGCGTCATTTCGGTCGAGCGCGGGTACGATCCTCGTGACTTTGTGCTTGTTTCGTTCGGGGGAGCCGGCGGGCTGCATGCCGCTACTCTGGCGCGTGCTCTGGGCATCCGCCGCGTGCTGGTCCCAGCACAGGCTTCGGTGCTTTCGGCGCTGGGCATGCTGGCTGCCGACGTCGTGCGTGACTACGTTCAGACGGTTATGTTGCCGGGTACGACTCCGCTGCGCGAGCTGCGCCGGCGCTTTCGCCTGCTGGTCCAGCAGGGAAGCGATCAATTGCGAGCCGAGGGATTCGCACCAGATCAGATTCAAATTGAACAGTTGCTCGACGTCCGCTATCCCGGCCAGAGTTACGAACTGACCGTGCCATTCAGGCGTGATTGGGCGCGCGCCTTCCATCGCCTGCACCAGCAGCGATACGGCTATGCCGCGCCGGAGCAGGTTCCTGAAATTGTTAACCTGCGCGTGCGGGCTACCGGACCGGTTGCGCCGCCTGTTCTTCCCACCGTAGCCTCCGGAGATCTCGAACCGCCGGCTGAAGCATTATTGGACACCGGTCCGGTGGTGCTTGAAACGACCCGTGCCATTGTACCTTTTTTTGACGCCACCCGTCTTCGAGCCGGCAATCGGCTAACAGGTCCGGCCGTGCTAGTGCGTCCCGACACCACCGTCTACCTTCCCCCGGAAGCCATTGCTCATATTGACCGTTTTGGCAATGTGTGGATCGAAAGCTGA
- a CDS encoding NRAMP family divalent metal transporter — protein sequence MKRWTSILLGAVLTAAFIGPGTVTTAAAAGAHYGLALLWALTFSTLACWTLQEAAARLAICSGLPLAEALRHQFDGWKGVAVRLLALGAIVLGNAAFEVGNVLGAVAGLELVWPVSRPFLVIGIGLLSGALLWFGTLRMLPRVLGAFVAFMGLAFLVTALKVHPLDGALLHRLVWPSLPEGAGLLVIGLIGTTVVPYNLFLGSGLAQGEQLNVTRFGLTVAIVGGGLISMAILVVGTAVQGAFTYEALADTLGRTLGDGARVLFALGLFAAGFTSALTAPIAAAITARGLLADPSSGNASEPNRTYRITWLVVWGSGITLSLLDLRPIPAIITAQALNGVLLPVVAVFLWIATNDPRLMGRNGLTSRGLNLLTGISVGVAVLLGLRNLLAALQAAGIGPPLSESLLLKVAGGLTLVLLLCVSRYLYRLRRLRS from the coding sequence ACGACAGCAGCGGCTGCCGGTGCGCACTATGGACTGGCCTTGCTGTGGGCGCTGACCTTTTCAACGCTGGCCTGCTGGACCCTGCAAGAGGCGGCTGCCCGGCTGGCCATCTGCTCAGGGCTGCCGCTGGCCGAAGCGCTGCGCCATCAATTCGATGGGTGGAAAGGCGTAGCGGTTCGCCTGTTGGCGCTGGGAGCCATCGTACTGGGTAATGCAGCTTTCGAAGTGGGGAACGTACTGGGCGCTGTTGCCGGCCTGGAGCTGGTGTGGCCGGTTTCTCGGCCTTTCCTCGTCATCGGTATCGGCCTCCTTTCAGGTGCCTTGCTCTGGTTTGGCACGCTTCGGATGCTACCGCGCGTGCTGGGTGCGTTCGTAGCATTCATGGGTCTGGCTTTTCTGGTGACGGCGCTGAAGGTGCATCCGCTCGACGGAGCCCTGCTACACCGGCTGGTCTGGCCCTCCCTACCGGAAGGAGCAGGCCTGCTGGTAATCGGTTTGATCGGCACCACCGTCGTGCCCTACAACCTCTTTTTAGGCTCAGGACTTGCTCAGGGAGAGCAGTTAAATGTTACGCGCTTTGGGCTCACCGTTGCGATTGTCGGGGGCGGTCTGATTTCCATGGCGATTCTGGTGGTGGGCACAGCCGTGCAGGGCGCGTTTACCTACGAGGCCCTTGCCGATACGCTCGGGCGGACGCTGGGAGACGGGGCGCGCGTGCTATTTGCTCTGGGGCTTTTTGCAGCGGGCTTTACCTCGGCGTTAACTGCTCCTATCGCTGCCGCCATTACGGCCCGGGGCCTGCTGGCCGACCCCTCGTCTGGCAACGCTTCGGAGCCCAATCGAACGTATCGGATCACCTGGCTGGTAGTCTGGGGAAGCGGCATAACGTTGAGCTTACTGGACCTGCGTCCTATTCCCGCCATCATTACTGCGCAGGCGCTGAACGGTGTGCTGCTACCGGTCGTGGCCGTATTTCTGTGGATAGCCACCAACGATCCCCGGTTGATGGGCCGCAATGGCCTCACGTCACGCGGGCTCAATCTGCTCACCGGCATTTCAGTTGGCGTGGCTGTGCTGCTGGGCCTGCGCAATCTGCTGGCGGCCCTGCAGGCAGCCGGCATAGGTCCGCCGCTTTCGGAGTCGTTGCTGCTGAAGGTGGCCGGTGGTCTGACCCTTGTGCTCCTGTTGTGCGTAAGCCGCTATCTGTACCGACTGCGTCGTTTGAGGTCATGA